The sequence GCCGCCTTCGCTCGCACTTTCGGCATCGGCCCCGGCGACGTTGTGCTCACCACCAGTCCGCTCGGGCACAGCTACGCCATCGAGGCGGGCACCCTGGCGGTGCTGTCCACCGGGGCGTGCCAGTTGGTGCCGGACGGACCGCTGACCTCGGCGCGCGCGAAGCTGCTGGTTCGCAAGGAGAAACCGACGATCCTTCAGAGTGTGCCGGTCGTCCTGGACTGGTGGGGCCGCGGCGGCGTACAGCACGAGGCGACATGGCGCAAGTGCGTGAGCGCGGGCGAGGCCTTGCCCGCGGCCACGGCGCAGCTGTGGACCGGGGCGGACGTGCCCTGCCACAACCACTATGGCAACTCCGAGCTGGGCCAGCTGACTCTCAACCCCGACGGCGCGACCGGCGGCGTCGGGCCGCCGCTGCCCGGGGTCGGGCTGCGCGCCGGGACCACCGAGCCCGGCCCGGTGCTGGCCCGCTTCCCCGGGCTGTCCCCGGTCCGCATGGTCGACGGCGAGCCGACCCAGCTGGCCGACAGGAGCGGCTGGGTCGACACCGGCGACCTCGGCGTGCTCGGCGACGCCGCGCTGCGGCTGACCGGCCGCGCCGACCTGACCATCAACGTCGGCGGCAACAAGGTCTCCCCCGTCGAGGTAGAGGAGGCGTTGCGCAGCTTGCCCGGCGTGCGCGACTGCGCCGTCATCGGCAAGGGCGAAACCGGGGCACGCCAGGTGTGGGCCTACGTCGAGGCCGCCGCCGACGAGTTCGACGCGGCCGTGCTGCGGCGCCGGGCGGGCGAGCTGCTGACCCCGCACAAGGTGCCCTCGGTGATCCGCCGGGTCGACGAGCTGCCGCGCACCGGCAGCGGCAAGGTCCGCCGCGGCCTGCTCGTCGACGACCTCAGCTGACCTGCAACACACCCCTTTCAAGGAGGGACACCATGGCCAACAATGCCACCGACGAGCGCGGCGCCGTGCTAGAGATGATCAAGATAGTGCTGGCCGAGCGGCCGCACCTGCCCGAGGGTCTAGACGCCACCACCACCCTCGAGGAGATCGGGATCGACTCGCTCGACCTGATCGTGGTGTTCTCCCGCTTCGAGGAGCGGTGGGGCGTGCCCTACACCGAAGAGGAGACCGACTGGACGGTCTTCGAGACTCTGGGCGCGCTCGCCGACGCCCTGGTTGCCCGGGCGCACGCGGCGGGCAAGGAGCTACGGTGATCGCGGCCGTCCTGCCCCGCTTCGACCAGCGCGGCGCGCTCGGCTGGCACGACCGCGCGCTGGACGGGCTCAACTGCGTGCTGCGCTGCGTCGAGGCGGTGCTACGCTTCCGTGGCCTTGGCCCGCTGGCGGTGGCTAGGGCGCTCAACGGCGCTCTGGACCCCGTCGGCCGCGACCTGGCCAAGGACTTCGACGGCTGCCGGGTGCACTACCGCACCTCATTCGACGACGGCACCCGCAACCTGCCGTTCGTGCTGGAGCGGGTCACCGCGGGCGAGCCGGTCATGGTGCTGCCGGACCGGTTCTACCTACCCGGCGACGTCTACGAGGGCTGCCACCACTTCCACGACCACGCGGTGCTCGCCATCGACTGGTCGGAGCCCGAATCAGTGCTGACCGTTCTCGACACCGACGCCAACCCAGCCAACGGCTTCCGCAGCCGCTGGCGGCTTG comes from Parafrankia discariae and encodes:
- a CDS encoding class I adenylate-forming enzyme family protein, whose product is MSETLLDVIRAHSSHRPALVDRDKTLTYADLAAAVEARVKDLRAAGLRPGTRVALTMTTRAESVVDFAALTAGLAAVLVLQERAGDQEKAAAMADFHAEIVLDAAGLRRRLPAGSTGGDPAFAVSSSGTSGRPKVISREWAGTLANSAAFARTFGIGPGDVVLTTSPLGHSYAIEAGTLAVLSTGACQLVPDGPLTSARAKLLVRKEKPTILQSVPVVLDWWGRGGVQHEATWRKCVSAGEALPAATAQLWTGADVPCHNHYGNSELGQLTLNPDGATGGVGPPLPGVGLRAGTTEPGPVLARFPGLSPVRMVDGEPTQLADRSGWVDTGDLGVLGDAALRLTGRADLTINVGGNKVSPVEVEEALRSLPGVRDCAVIGKGETGARQVWAYVEAAADEFDAAVLRRRAGELLTPHKVPSVIRRVDELPRTGSGKVRRGLLVDDLS
- a CDS encoding acyl carrier protein, producing the protein MANNATDERGAVLEMIKIVLAERPHLPEGLDATTTLEEIGIDSLDLIVVFSRFEERWGVPYTEEETDWTVFETLGALADALVARAHAAGKELR